The following coding sequences lie in one Candidatus Zixiibacteriota bacterium genomic window:
- a CDS encoding glycosyltransferase family 2 protein codes for MKSLVAVFCYNEGEKIRRVLEQFPAANERDYDVVVMNDGSTDQSRHHVVELGFPVLDHERNLGAGAAIKTVFRYALDKGYDAIVLIAGNGKMRPSEIPRLLQPIAAGEADYVQGSRYLEEGVSANMPLFRRVTIPVFTFVVWLFTGFKGTDVTCGFRAYRLDIIRHPQVDVWQEWLDKYEMEYYVHYKAIKLGFRVCERPVSMIYPPDGKNYSKIRAFSGWWSMIRPWVFLTLRIKK; via the coding sequence GTGAAGTCGCTGGTTGCGGTGTTTTGTTACAACGAAGGGGAGAAGATTCGCCGGGTTCTGGAGCAGTTTCCGGCAGCGAATGAGCGCGATTACGACGTCGTGGTGATGAACGACGGATCAACCGATCAGTCGCGGCACCATGTGGTTGAACTGGGGTTTCCGGTGCTCGATCACGAGCGTAATTTGGGCGCGGGCGCCGCGATCAAAACGGTGTTTAGATACGCACTGGACAAGGGTTATGATGCCATTGTCTTGATCGCCGGCAACGGCAAGATGAGACCGTCGGAGATTCCGCGATTATTGCAGCCGATTGCGGCAGGAGAGGCCGATTACGTGCAGGGGTCGCGTTATCTCGAAGAGGGAGTGAGCGCGAATATGCCGCTCTTCCGGCGGGTTACGATCCCGGTGTTTACATTCGTCGTCTGGTTATTCACGGGATTCAAGGGGACCGACGTGACGTGTGGTTTCCGCGCCTACCGGCTGGACATCATCCGGCATCCGCAGGTTGATGTGTGGCAGGAGTGGCTGGACAAGTATGAAATGGAATATTACGTCCACTACAAAGCGATCAAACTCGGATTCCGCGTCTGCGAGCGGCCGGTGTCGATGATTTATCCGCCCGACGGCAAGAACTACTCGAAAATCAGGGCCTTCTCCGGCTGGTGGTCGATGATTCGGCCGTGGGTGTTCTTGACACTTAGAATCAAGAAGTAG
- a CDS encoding HAD family hydrolase, which yields MSRIFFDLDGPILDVAPKFYRIYTDLFAAHGHAVLSAQEYWECKRHKIPEPQIVAKTAPAEFAEVYIPERLKVIENIEYLQYDEIIDGAVAALESLQKRHELVLVTLRNRRASLMWELKHFDLEKHFAAILTKENNHGDFQIKLELIRQYVGAAAASGMLVGDTESDVKAGQLLGLRTVAVTGGIRTKEFLQALGPDHIIDSMHQLLPIVEREFGQ from the coding sequence TTGAGCCGAATCTTCTTTGACCTCGATGGTCCAATCCTGGACGTCGCCCCGAAATTCTATCGCATCTACACCGACCTGTTTGCCGCGCACGGGCACGCCGTGCTCTCGGCACAGGAATACTGGGAGTGCAAACGGCATAAGATCCCTGAACCGCAAATTGTGGCAAAGACTGCGCCGGCCGAGTTTGCCGAGGTCTATATCCCGGAACGGCTGAAGGTGATCGAGAATATCGAGTATCTCCAGTATGACGAGATCATCGACGGGGCAGTGGCGGCGCTGGAGTCTTTGCAGAAGCGGCATGAGTTAGTGCTGGTAACGCTGCGCAACCGGCGCGCGAGTCTGATGTGGGAACTGAAGCACTTCGATCTGGAGAAACACTTCGCGGCGATCCTGACCAAGGAGAACAATCATGGGGATTTCCAGATCAAGCTGGAATTGATCCGGCAGTATGTCGGCGCGGCGGCGGCGAGCGGGATGCTGGTCGGCGACACGGAATCAGACGTCAAAGCGGGGCAGCTTCTGGGACTGCGCACGGTGGCAGTGACGGGCGGCATCCGCACAAAAGAATTCTTGCAGGCGTTGGGGCCGGACCATATTATCGACTCCATGCATCAACTATTGCCGATCGTGGAACGGGAATTCGGGCAGTGA
- a CDS encoding class I SAM-dependent methyltransferase: protein MSDKFERLDKISDSYNSEVDFDRYLIEFNFDVLQHHLCGDQILEMGCASGVMTRLLLTKVARLDVVDGSQKYIDQLKPELGGQVRFELALFEDYDTSKKYTDIILARALEHIDDPVALLSKMARWLTPDRAAAIHIVVPNADSLHRRIGVAMGMLPSVTALSERDHKYGHKRVYTRPLLEEHITKAGLQVVHAEGIYLKPLANAQMEQWPRNLIDAYYRVGKQFSDACAELYVKCAVRR from the coding sequence ATGAGCGACAAGTTCGAACGCCTCGACAAGATTTCCGATTCCTACAATTCCGAAGTCGATTTCGACCGCTATTTGATCGAGTTCAATTTCGACGTCCTCCAACATCACCTGTGCGGCGATCAGATCCTGGAGATGGGATGCGCGTCGGGCGTGATGACGCGGTTGTTGCTGACGAAGGTGGCGCGGTTAGACGTGGTCGACGGCTCGCAAAAGTACATCGACCAGCTCAAACCGGAACTGGGCGGGCAGGTGAGATTCGAGCTGGCGCTGTTCGAGGATTACGATACTTCCAAGAAGTACACGGACATTATCCTGGCGCGGGCGCTGGAACACATCGACGACCCGGTCGCGCTGCTATCGAAGATGGCGCGTTGGTTGACTCCGGATCGTGCAGCGGCGATTCACATCGTGGTTCCGAACGCGGACAGCCTGCATCGGCGGATCGGCGTCGCGATGGGGATGCTGCCGTCGGTGACGGCGTTATCGGAGCGGGACCACAAGTACGGTCACAAGCGGGTGTACACGCGGCCGCTGCTGGAGGAGCATATCACTAAGGCGGGACTACAGGTTGTTCATGCGGAAGGGATTTATTTGAAGCCGCTGGCGAACGCGCAGATGGAGCAATGGCCGCGCAACCTGATTGACGCCTACTATCGAGTGGGCAAGCAGTTCTCCGACGCGTGCGCGGAATTGTATGTTAAGTGCGCTGTGAGGCGCTGA
- a CDS encoding GDP-mannose 4,6-dehydratase, translated as MNLNGKKVFLTGGAGFIGSHLTMSLVQAGARVTVYDNFSSGLRENLAPVAKEIQVIEGDILDYEKLKTAMTGPHVVSHQAAQLEITHCVDDPIDDLRSNTIGTLHVFQAAVANGVEKIMNASSACVYGQPLYTPSDETKHPTNPNWAYGASKLAAEKYGQIFCELYKLPIVSFRYAIIYGEREWYGRVLTIFLKRILDGKNPVVFGEGKQVRDFTYVGDLVRLHNQALVDERANGHVFNISTGTATSVRQLAEKMVAKFGDGKLRVEFEQVKPGERSEKVDGRMRLPSELSAMVLANHKAKELLGWEPQVMLDEGLEREYRWLAANAGRWQRMSY; from the coding sequence ATGAATCTAAACGGCAAGAAGGTCTTTTTGACCGGCGGTGCTGGATTTATTGGGTCGCATTTAACCATGAGTCTGGTGCAGGCCGGCGCGCGGGTGACGGTCTACGACAATTTTTCATCGGGCTTGCGGGAGAACCTGGCGCCGGTGGCGAAGGAGATTCAGGTCATCGAAGGCGACATCCTCGACTACGAGAAACTGAAAACCGCGATGACGGGGCCCCACGTGGTCAGTCATCAGGCAGCGCAGTTGGAGATCACGCACTGCGTCGACGATCCGATTGACGATCTGCGGTCGAATACGATCGGCACGTTGCACGTGTTTCAGGCGGCGGTTGCCAACGGGGTCGAGAAGATCATGAACGCCTCGTCGGCGTGTGTTTACGGGCAGCCGCTGTACACGCCGTCGGATGAAACCAAGCACCCGACGAATCCGAACTGGGCGTACGGGGCATCGAAGCTGGCGGCAGAGAAGTACGGGCAGATATTTTGCGAGCTGTACAAATTGCCGATCGTGTCATTTCGCTATGCGATCATCTACGGCGAGCGGGAGTGGTACGGGCGCGTGCTGACGATCTTCCTGAAGCGGATCCTGGACGGCAAGAATCCGGTAGTGTTTGGTGAAGGTAAGCAAGTTCGCGATTTCACTTATGTCGGCGATCTGGTGCGGTTGCACAATCAGGCGCTGGTGGATGAACGCGCCAACGGCCACGTGTTCAATATTTCCACGGGAACTGCGACTTCGGTGCGGCAGTTGGCGGAGAAGATGGTGGCGAAGTTCGGCGACGGCAAGCTGCGGGTGGAATTCGAGCAAGTGAAGCCGGGTGAGAGGTCGGAGAAGGTTGACGGCCGGATGCGGCTGCCCTCGGAGTTGTCCGCAATGGTGCTGGCCAATCACAAAGCCAAGGAGCTGCTCGGGTGGGAGCCGCAGGTGATGCTTGATGAAGGTCTGGAGCGCGAGTACCGCTGGCTGGCCGCGAACGCCGGCCGCTGGCAACGCATGAGCTACTGA
- a CDS encoding ATP-grasp domain-containing protein → MSKRQIRVLITGSGTVTCQSFIKGLRQQNEIDAYVVTTDMNPESAGRYFSNAFYTTPAAKDEKFIPTITDIIKKEKIQLLVPIVDYEFDKIGANIEAFKKLGCVTAISSPETIALANEKEKTFKFFTGIGIDTPYTWMPSELPDPKTIKYPIFIKPRTGRASLDVHKINNPEDLARYLKEVDDPVLQEYVTGKEYTIDVLSDFSSRVIGVVPRQRVETKVGISYKGRTVDDPVMVEKAKYIAEKMKNIGHCNIQLFVTPEGRYCFFEINPRYAGTLTLTVAAGMNSPYLLCKMVLGDKVEPIIGQYEKNLLMLRYWEEVYVRENGSVLPIPKLTS, encoded by the coding sequence ATGAGCAAGCGGCAAATTCGCGTATTGATTACCGGTTCCGGCACCGTCACCTGTCAGTCGTTTATCAAGGGTCTGCGGCAGCAGAACGAGATCGACGCCTATGTCGTGACGACCGACATGAATCCCGAGTCGGCGGGGCGCTATTTTTCGAATGCGTTCTACACGACGCCGGCGGCCAAGGATGAGAAGTTCATCCCGACGATCACCGACATCATCAAGAAAGAGAAAATTCAACTGTTGGTGCCGATTGTCGATTACGAATTCGACAAGATCGGCGCAAACATCGAGGCATTCAAGAAGCTGGGCTGCGTGACGGCGATATCCTCGCCGGAGACGATTGCGCTCGCCAACGAGAAGGAGAAGACCTTCAAGTTCTTCACCGGGATCGGCATCGACACGCCGTACACCTGGATGCCCAGCGAGCTGCCCGATCCGAAGACGATCAAGTATCCGATTTTCATCAAGCCGCGCACGGGGCGGGCGTCGCTCGACGTGCACAAGATCAACAATCCGGAGGATCTGGCGCGCTACCTGAAAGAGGTGGACGATCCGGTGTTGCAGGAGTACGTCACCGGCAAGGAATACACGATCGACGTGCTGTCGGATTTCAGCAGCCGGGTGATCGGGGTGGTGCCGCGCCAGCGGGTCGAGACCAAGGTCGGGATTTCGTACAAGGGGCGGACGGTGGATGATCCGGTGATGGTCGAGAAAGCGAAGTATATCGCCGAGAAGATGAAGAACATCGGGCACTGTAATATCCAGTTGTTCGTCACGCCGGAGGGGCGCTATTGTTTCTTCGAGATCAATCCGCGCTACGCCGGAACGCTGACATTGACGGTCGCGGCGGGGATGAATTCGCCGTATTTACTGTGCAAGATGGTGCTGGGGGACAAGGTGGAGCCGATCATCGGGCAGTACGAGAAGAATTTATTGATGCTGCGGTATTGGGAAGAGGTGTATGTGCGGGAGAATGGTTCCGTACTGCCGATCCCGAAGTTGACTTCCTAA
- a CDS encoding Gfo/Idh/MocA family oxidoreductase, whose translation MLGIGIIGVGYWGPNLVRNFSSLGGACKVVGVCDQRPERVKFIQNQYPSVKGYASDEQLIADPDVQAVVIATPVFTHHRLAAAALKAGKHVMLEKPLTHTVAEAEDLLNLAHKGGLTLMVDHTFLYTGAVRKIKELKVSGEVGQLLYFDSVRVNLGLFQHDINVIWDLAPHDISICDFISGKKAKAVNATGVAHYGQKIENIGYLTVQYEDDLLAHFHVNWLAPVKVRTTLIGGTKQMIVYDDMDPSEKVKIYDKKVVFTDATGKEDKEQVYQALVEYRTGDMRAPKVESTEALKLVAQEFITSINEKRKPLTSGEDGLHVVRILEAADQSLKQNGAQVKL comes from the coding sequence GTGTTAGGCATCGGCATAATTGGAGTCGGATACTGGGGGCCAAATCTCGTCCGCAATTTTTCCTCGCTGGGTGGCGCCTGCAAGGTGGTAGGGGTCTGCGACCAGCGGCCGGAACGAGTCAAGTTCATTCAAAATCAATATCCCAGCGTGAAGGGTTACGCCAGCGACGAGCAGTTGATTGCCGATCCTGACGTGCAGGCGGTCGTGATCGCGACGCCGGTGTTTACGCACCATCGGCTGGCGGCGGCGGCGCTCAAGGCGGGCAAGCACGTGATGCTGGAGAAGCCGCTGACGCACACGGTGGCGGAGGCGGAGGACCTGTTGAATCTGGCGCACAAGGGCGGGTTGACGCTGATGGTCGACCATACGTTCCTGTACACCGGCGCGGTGCGGAAGATCAAGGAATTGAAGGTGTCGGGCGAAGTCGGGCAACTGCTCTACTTCGATTCGGTGCGCGTGAATCTGGGGCTGTTCCAGCACGACATTAACGTGATCTGGGATTTGGCGCCGCACGATATCTCGATTTGCGATTTCATCTCCGGCAAGAAGGCCAAGGCGGTTAATGCCACCGGCGTGGCGCATTACGGGCAGAAGATCGAGAACATCGGTTACCTGACGGTGCAATACGAGGACGACCTGCTGGCGCATTTCCACGTCAACTGGCTGGCGCCGGTCAAGGTGCGCACGACGCTGATCGGCGGCACCAAGCAGATGATCGTCTATGATGACATGGATCCGTCGGAGAAGGTGAAGATTTACGACAAGAAAGTGGTGTTCACCGACGCCACCGGCAAGGAGGACAAGGAGCAGGTGTACCAGGCGCTGGTCGAGTACCGCACCGGCGACATGCGCGCGCCCAAGGTGGAGAGTACCGAGGCGCTGAAGCTGGTGGCGCAGGAATTCATCACTTCGATCAACGAGAAACGCAAACCCCTCACTTCCGGCGAAGACGGCCTTCACGTCGTCCGCATCCTCGAAGCGGCGGATCAATCCCTCAAGCAGAACGGGGCACAGGTCAAACTATGA